From the Pseudomonas sp. SORT22 genome, one window contains:
- a CDS encoding response regulator transcription factor: MPRVLTIEDDAVTAQEIVAELSSHGLEVDWADNGREGLAKAIAGGYDLITLDRMLPEVDGLTIVTTLRTLKIATPILMISALSDVDERVRGLRAGGDDYLTKPFASDEMAARVEVLLRRNSVPLAQTRLQVADLELDLISHEAKRGEQTLNLLPTEYKLLEFLMRHAGQVITRMMIFEEVWGYHFDPGTNLIDVHIGRLRKKIDAAGQTPLIRTVRGSGYAIAEPV, translated from the coding sequence ATGCCCCGCGTACTGACTATCGAAGACGACGCTGTCACCGCCCAGGAGATCGTCGCCGAGCTTTCCAGCCATGGCCTGGAAGTGGATTGGGCCGACAACGGCCGTGAAGGCCTGGCCAAGGCGATTGCCGGTGGCTACGACCTGATCACCCTGGACCGGATGCTGCCGGAAGTCGACGGCCTGACCATCGTCACCACCCTGCGCACCCTGAAGATCGCCACGCCGATCCTGATGATCAGCGCCCTTTCGGATGTCGACGAACGGGTCCGTGGCCTGCGCGCCGGCGGTGATGACTACCTGACCAAGCCGTTCGCCTCCGATGAAATGGCCGCCCGCGTCGAGGTGCTGTTGCGCCGCAACAGCGTGCCGCTGGCGCAGACCCGCCTGCAGGTTGCCGACCTTGAGCTGGATTTGATCAGCCACGAGGCCAAGCGCGGCGAGCAGACCCTCAACCTGCTGCCCACCGAGTACAAGCTGCTGGAATTTCTCATGCGTCACGCTGGCCAGGTGATTACCCGGATGATGATTTTCGAGGAAGTCTGGGGCTATCACTTCGACCCGGGCACCAACCTGATCGACGTGCACATCGGACGCTTGCGCAAGAAGATCGACGCCGCCGGCCAGACACCGCTGATTCGCACCGTGCGGGGCTCGGGCTATGCCATTGCCGAACCCGTCTAA
- a CDS encoding branched-chain amino acid aminotransferase: MSNESINWDKLGFDYIKTDKRYLSYFRNGEWDKGTLTEDNQLHISEGSTALHYGQQCFEGMKAYRCKDGSINLFRPDQNALRMQRSCDRLLMPQVPTEQFIDACKQVVKANERFIPPYGKGALYLRPFVIGVGDNIGVRTAPEFIFSIFAIPVGSYFKGGMTPHKFLISDYDRAAPQGTGAAKVGGNYAASLQPGYKAKQAGFADCIYLDPLTHTKIEEVGSANFFGITANNEFITPKSASVLPGITRLSLMELAQSRLGLKVIEGDVLINNLDRFVEAGACGTAAVITPIGGIQYGDKLHVFYSETEVGPVTQKLYNELTGIQSGDIEGPAGWIVKVA, encoded by the coding sequence ATGAGTAACGAAAGCATTAACTGGGACAAGCTGGGCTTCGACTACATCAAGACCGACAAGCGCTACCTGTCCTATTTCCGTAACGGCGAGTGGGACAAGGGCACCCTGACCGAAGACAACCAGTTGCACATCAGCGAAGGCTCGACCGCGCTGCATTATGGCCAGCAATGCTTCGAGGGGATGAAGGCCTACCGCTGCAAGGACGGCTCGATCAACCTGTTCCGCCCGGACCAGAACGCCCTGCGCATGCAGCGCAGCTGCGACCGCCTGCTGATGCCGCAGGTGCCGACCGAACAGTTCATCGACGCCTGCAAGCAAGTGGTCAAGGCCAACGAGCGTTTCATTCCGCCGTATGGCAAAGGTGCGCTGTACCTGCGTCCGTTCGTCATCGGCGTGGGCGACAACATCGGCGTGCGGACCGCGCCGGAGTTCATCTTCTCGATCTTCGCCATCCCGGTCGGCTCGTACTTCAAGGGCGGCATGACCCCGCACAAGTTCCTGATTTCCGACTACGACCGCGCCGCGCCACAAGGCACCGGCGCTGCCAAGGTCGGCGGCAACTACGCGGCCAGCCTGCAACCGGGCTACAAGGCCAAGCAAGCCGGCTTTGCCGACTGCATCTACCTTGACCCGCTGACCCACACCAAGATCGAGGAAGTTGGTTCGGCCAACTTCTTCGGCATCACCGCCAACAACGAGTTCATCACGCCGAAGTCAGCCTCCGTGCTGCCGGGCATTACCCGCCTGTCGCTGATGGAACTGGCGCAATCGCGCCTGGGCCTGAAGGTCATCGAAGGCGACGTGCTGATCAACAACCTGGACCGCTTCGTCGAAGCCGGCGCTTGCGGCACCGCTGCGGTGATCACCCCGATCGGCGGCATCCAGTATGGCGACAAGCTGCACGTGTTCTACAGCGAAACCGAGGTTGGCCCGGTTACCCAGAAGCTCTACAACGAGCTGACCGGTATCCAGAGCGGCGACATCGAAGGCCCGGCGGGCTGGATCGTCAAGGTCGCCTGA
- a CDS encoding LysE family translocator, with amino-acid sequence MSQYSLFCAALLVVYLVPGPDMFLLLNTGASQGKRQALVTALGLALARAAHVSLAALGLAALLRSHPWAFDLLSIAGGIYLAWLGWQLLCAPVAPLPPRHSGVQQRGHWQAALRQGLLTNLLNPKALLFCSVLLPQFIDPHGAAVGQQFAVLGTVLVVVGLGFDGLYALSGDRLGRWLAASLWKQKLQNRVFGTLLIGFGMRLALLRQLGG; translated from the coding sequence ATGTCTCAATACAGCCTGTTTTGCGCCGCCTTGCTGGTGGTCTACCTGGTGCCCGGCCCGGACATGTTCCTGCTGCTTAATACCGGCGCCAGCCAGGGCAAGCGCCAGGCCCTGGTGACCGCCTTGGGCCTGGCCCTGGCCCGCGCGGCGCACGTAAGCCTGGCGGCACTGGGCCTGGCCGCCCTGCTACGCAGCCACCCCTGGGCGTTTGACCTGCTGAGCATTGCCGGCGGTATTTACCTGGCCTGGCTCGGCTGGCAATTGCTCTGCGCCCCGGTTGCGCCGCTGCCGCCGCGTCACAGCGGGGTGCAGCAGCGCGGGCACTGGCAGGCAGCATTGCGCCAGGGCCTGTTGACCAACCTGCTCAACCCCAAGGCGCTGCTGTTCTGCTCGGTGCTGTTGCCGCAGTTCATCGACCCGCACGGCGCTGCGGTCGGCCAGCAGTTTGCCGTGCTCGGCACGGTGCTGGTGGTGGTCGGCCTGGGTTTTGACGGGCTCTATGCCCTGAGTGGCGATCGCCTGGGGCGCTGGCTGGCCGCCAGCCTCTGGAAGCAGAAACTGCAGAACCGCGTGTTCGGCACCCTGCTGATCGGCTTCGGCATGCGTCTGGCACTGCTGCGCCAGCTCGGTGGCTGA
- a CDS encoding Lrp/AsnC family transcriptional regulator, translating to MPKLTLDAFDRKILEALQRNARLSNVELAEAIGLSPSPCLRRVRLLEEAGLIKGYAAQLDRDEVGLGLTVFVGVKVERHHEPAAQAFQQAVLALPQVIAAHLVSGESDFLLQVVVPDLRSYERFLIDTLLKLPGVSDIRSNFAIQTVKAHGPLPLDHLGLAEENKR from the coding sequence ATGCCAAAACTCACCCTCGACGCTTTTGATCGCAAGATTCTCGAAGCTTTGCAGCGCAATGCCCGCCTGAGCAATGTCGAGCTGGCTGAAGCCATTGGCCTGTCGCCGTCGCCGTGCCTGCGCCGGGTGCGTCTGCTGGAAGAGGCGGGGCTGATCAAGGGCTACGCCGCGCAACTGGACCGCGATGAAGTCGGCCTGGGCCTGACCGTGTTCGTCGGGGTCAAGGTCGAGCGCCACCACGAGCCAGCCGCCCAGGCCTTTCAGCAGGCGGTGCTGGCGCTACCGCAGGTAATTGCCGCGCACCTGGTGTCCGGCGAGTCGGACTTCCTTTTGCAAGTGGTGGTGCCGGACCTGCGCAGCTACGAGCGCTTTCTCATCGACACCTTGCTCAAATTGCCCGGCGTCAGCGATATCCGCAGCAACTTCGCCATCCAGACCGTCAAGGCGCACGGGCCGTTGCCGCTGGATCACCTGGGCCTGGCCGAGGAAAACAAGCGTTGA
- a CDS encoding cysteine hydrolase family protein, protein MQAKRALLVLDMQVGLFHGPEQPWQGEQVLNRINSLIGAAHNAQAAVFAVRHTGPEGSPIAAGSPAWQLLPALAIDPARDTVFDKTRPSAFFATTLADQLREAAIDELVIVGLKTQYCVDTNCRVARELGFNVVLVSDAHTCMDTPGLPAEAIIAHHNLTLGGAFARLQSSADVQF, encoded by the coding sequence ATGCAAGCAAAACGCGCACTGCTGGTCCTGGATATGCAAGTGGGTTTGTTCCACGGCCCCGAACAACCCTGGCAGGGTGAGCAGGTGCTCAACCGGATCAACAGCCTGATCGGCGCTGCGCATAACGCCCAGGCAGCGGTTTTTGCGGTTCGCCACACCGGGCCCGAAGGTTCGCCGATTGCCGCCGGCAGCCCCGCGTGGCAGTTGTTGCCGGCCCTGGCGATTGATCCCGCACGCGACACGGTCTTCGATAAAACCCGGCCCAGTGCCTTCTTTGCTACCACGCTGGCCGATCAACTGCGTGAAGCCGCTATCGATGAACTGGTCATCGTCGGCCTCAAGACCCAGTACTGCGTCGACACCAACTGCCGGGTTGCCCGCGAGCTTGGCTTCAACGTCGTACTGGTCAGTGATGCCCACACCTGCATGGACACCCCAGGCTTGCCCGCCGAGGCGATCATCGCCCACCACAACCTGACCCTGGGCGGCGCCTTTGCCCGCCTGCAATCAAGCGCGGATGTGCAGTTCTGA
- a CDS encoding ABC-F family ATP-binding cassette domain-containing protein: MTNTSILTLDSVTLALPDGRLLFSDLVETFDQRRTGLVGRNGVGKSLLAQVLAGRLPPSEGRCLRRGRVHYVGQHLADADATVADLAQVREVIDALLRIEAGSTQDADFDCVGERWDIRERLQAQLDLHGLGQLNWTHCAAALSGGQAMRVALLGAFVSDADYLILDEPSNHLDATSREALMTLLEGWNKGLLVISHDRALLERMERIVELSPLGLSSYGGNYSVYAQCKSAQTEQAERTLERLKLERQRQARELQQQRERLQRQQSRASKAARSANQAKILLDRQQQRSETTAGKQQRDHLAARQALNAQVRDAAQQVESASPIVIHAPAPLQPSGSQVVVFQDLQLPFAHQGLVDLSLYSGERLGLVGANGSGKSTLLKVLAGQLAPAAGTCEVRSEVALLDQHCSLLPAGQSVLDYLRSASANPDESLLRTRLAQLGLGAERISLPSGVLSGGERLKATLAGVLYRDTPVGLLLLDEPSNHLDLPSLAALEAMLRQYRGTLLVASHDRVFMQQLELDGYLQLGEGSELHIRA, from the coding sequence ATGACGAATACGTCGATCCTGACGCTGGACAGCGTCACCCTGGCCTTGCCGGATGGCCGGCTTTTGTTTTCCGATCTTGTCGAGACCTTCGACCAGCGCCGCACCGGCCTGGTCGGTCGCAATGGCGTGGGCAAGTCGTTGCTGGCGCAGGTTTTGGCCGGGCGCTTGCCGCCCAGCGAAGGCCGCTGTTTGCGTCGTGGCCGGGTGCACTATGTGGGTCAGCATCTGGCCGATGCCGATGCCACGGTGGCGGACCTGGCTCAGGTACGCGAGGTGATCGATGCCTTGCTGCGCATTGAGGCCGGCAGCACCCAAGACGCGGACTTCGATTGCGTCGGCGAGCGCTGGGACATTCGCGAACGCCTGCAGGCGCAGCTTGATCTGCATGGCCTGGGGCAACTGAACTGGACGCACTGTGCAGCGGCGCTGAGCGGTGGCCAGGCGATGCGCGTGGCGCTGCTCGGGGCCTTTGTCAGTGATGCCGATTACCTGATCCTCGACGAACCCAGCAACCATCTGGACGCCACCAGCCGGGAGGCGCTGATGACCCTGCTCGAGGGCTGGAACAAGGGCCTGCTGGTGATCAGTCATGACCGCGCGCTGCTTGAGCGCATGGAGCGCATCGTCGAACTCTCGCCCCTGGGCCTGAGCAGCTACGGCGGCAATTACAGCGTCTACGCCCAGTGCAAAAGCGCGCAGACCGAGCAGGCCGAACGCACCCTGGAACGCCTCAAGCTCGAACGCCAGCGCCAGGCCCGCGAGCTGCAGCAACAGCGCGAGCGCCTGCAGCGCCAGCAGTCACGCGCCAGCAAGGCTGCGCGTTCGGCCAACCAGGCGAAGATCCTTCTCGACCGCCAGCAGCAACGCAGCGAAACCACTGCCGGCAAACAGCAGCGTGATCATCTGGCGGCGCGTCAGGCGCTTAACGCACAGGTGCGCGATGCGGCGCAGCAGGTTGAATCTGCCAGCCCGATCGTGATCCATGCGCCCGCGCCGCTACAACCGAGCGGCAGTCAGGTAGTCGTATTTCAAGACCTGCAATTACCCTTCGCCCACCAAGGCCTGGTCGATCTCAGCCTGTATAGCGGCGAACGCCTGGGCCTGGTCGGCGCCAATGGCAGCGGTAAATCCACCTTGCTCAAGGTACTGGCCGGGCAATTGGCGCCGGCCGCGGGGACGTGTGAAGTACGCAGCGAAGTCGCCTTGCTCGACCAGCACTGCAGCCTGCTGCCCGCCGGGCAATCGGTGCTCGATTACCTGCGCAGCGCCAGCGCCAACCCGGACGAGAGCCTGCTGCGTACGCGCCTGGCGCAACTGGGCCTGGGCGCCGAGCGCATCAGTTTGCCCAGCGGCGTGCTCAGCGGCGGCGAACGGCTCAAGGCAACCCTGGCCGGGGTGCTGTACCGCGACACCCCGGTGGGCCTGCTGTTGCTTGACGAGCCGAGCAACCACCTCGACCTGCCCTCCCTCGCTGCCCTTGAAGCGATGCTGCGCCAGTATCGTGGGACCTTGCTGGTTGCGTCCCACGACCGGGTGTTCATGCAGCAACTAGAGCTGGACGGCTACCTGCAACTGGGCGAGGGCTCAGAACTGCACATCCGCGCTTGA
- the nadE gene encoding ammonia-dependent NAD(+) synthetase, with amino-acid sequence MNSRQIEIAQALGVVAPFADGAAVASEIRQRIDFIKQTLLEARLKVLVLGISGGVDSSTAGRLAQLAVEQLRSEQADNGYRFIAMRLPHNTQHDEPDAQAALAFVGADECVTVNIADGVQGLAGQLPQLATLADSQRDFVLGNVKARLRMLAQYTLANARHGLVIGTDHGAEAVMGFFTKFGDGACDLAPLSGLGKGQVRAIAAALGAPEHLVHKVPTADLEELRPGLADEQVYGVSYAQIDAFLHGEEVDDAVATTIISAYDKTRHKRELPKAPKTSFATMPPP; translated from the coding sequence ATGAACAGTCGTCAGATCGAGATTGCCCAGGCCCTGGGCGTGGTGGCGCCCTTCGCAGACGGTGCGGCAGTGGCGAGTGAGATCCGCCAGCGCATCGACTTCATCAAGCAGACCCTGCTCGAAGCGCGCCTGAAAGTGCTGGTGCTGGGCATCAGTGGCGGCGTCGACTCGTCCACCGCCGGGCGCCTGGCACAGTTGGCGGTCGAGCAATTGCGCAGCGAACAGGCCGACAACGGCTACCGCTTCATCGCCATGCGCCTGCCGCACAACACCCAGCATGACGAGCCCGATGCCCAGGCGGCCCTGGCCTTTGTCGGCGCCGATGAGTGCGTGACGGTGAACATTGCCGATGGCGTTCAGGGCCTGGCCGGGCAACTGCCGCAACTGGCCACACTGGCTGACAGCCAGCGGGATTTTGTCCTCGGCAACGTCAAGGCACGCCTGCGCATGCTCGCTCAGTACACCCTGGCCAATGCCCGCCATGGCCTGGTGATCGGCACCGACCATGGCGCCGAAGCGGTGATGGGGTTTTTCACCAAGTTCGGTGACGGCGCCTGCGACCTGGCGCCGCTGAGCGGGCTGGGCAAAGGCCAGGTGCGGGCCATCGCCGCCGCCCTCGGTGCGCCTGAACACCTGGTACACAAGGTGCCGACCGCCGACCTTGAAGAGCTACGCCCGGGCCTGGCCGACGAGCAGGTCTACGGCGTCAGCTACGCGCAGATCGATGCCTTTTTGCACGGCGAAGAGGTCGATGACGCCGTGGCCACAACCATCATCAGTGCCTACGACAAGACCCGGCACAAGCGCGAATTGCCCAAGGCACCCAAGACAAGTTTCGCTACAATGCCGCCACCTTGA
- the pncB gene encoding nicotinate phosphoribosyltransferase: protein MSESVFGPSIIQNLLDTDFYKITMMQAVLHNYPNAEVEWEFRCRNSEDLTPYLAEIRYQIEQLAEVSITQDQLAYLGRIPFIKPDFIRFLSLFRFNLRYVHVGIDDAGQLAIRLRGPWLHVILYEIPLLAIVSEVRNRYRYREVVMEQVGERLYQKLDWLKAEASPAELAGLQLADFGTRRRFSYRVQEHVVHTLKQDFPGRFVGTSNVHLARELDIKPIGTMAHEWFMAHQQLGPRLIDSQVAALECWVKEYRGLLGIALTDCIGMDAFLKDCDLYFAKLFDGLRHDSGDPLLWANKAIAHYEKLGIDPKSKTLVFSDGLNFAKTLHLYRELSPRINVSFGIGTNLTCDIPGVEPMNIVIKMTACNGAPVAKISDSPGKTQCRDENFVSYLKHVFKVEGQ from the coding sequence ATGAGCGAGAGCGTCTTCGGCCCAAGCATCATCCAGAACCTGCTGGACACCGACTTCTACAAAATCACCATGATGCAGGCGGTACTGCACAACTACCCCAACGCCGAGGTGGAATGGGAGTTCCGCTGCCGCAACAGCGAAGACCTGACCCCGTACCTGGCCGAGATCCGCTACCAGATCGAGCAACTGGCCGAGGTCTCGATCACTCAGGATCAACTGGCGTACCTGGGGCGCATCCCCTTCATCAAGCCGGACTTCATCCGCTTTCTCAGCCTGTTCCGCTTCAACCTGCGCTACGTGCACGTTGGCATCGATGACGCCGGACAACTGGCAATCCGCCTGCGCGGACCCTGGCTGCACGTGATCCTCTACGAGATCCCGTTGCTGGCAATCGTCTCGGAGGTGCGCAACCGCTACCGCTACCGCGAAGTGGTGATGGAGCAGGTCGGCGAGCGCCTGTACCAGAAACTCGACTGGCTCAAGGCCGAAGCGTCGCCAGCGGAACTGGCCGGCCTGCAACTGGCTGATTTCGGCACCCGCCGGCGCTTTTCCTACCGGGTCCAGGAGCACGTGGTACACACCCTCAAGCAGGATTTCCCGGGGCGTTTTGTCGGCACCAGCAACGTGCACCTGGCCCGCGAGCTGGACATCAAGCCGATCGGCACCATGGCCCACGAATGGTTCATGGCCCACCAGCAACTGGGCCCGCGGCTGATCGACAGCCAGGTCGCCGCGCTGGAATGCTGGGTCAAGGAATACCGCGGGTTGCTGGGCATCGCCCTGACCGATTGCATCGGCATGGACGCCTTCCTCAAGGACTGCGACCTGTACTTTGCCAAGCTGTTCGACGGCCTGCGCCACGACTCCGGCGACCCGTTGCTCTGGGCCAACAAGGCCATCGCCCACTACGAAAAACTCGGTATCGACCCCAAGAGCAAGACCCTGGTGTTTTCCGATGGCCTGAACTTCGCCAAGACCCTGCACCTGTACCGCGAGCTCAGCCCGCGGATCAACGTCAGCTTCGGCATCGGCACCAACCTGACCTGCGACATTCCAGGTGTTGAGCCGATGAACATCGTGATCAAGATGACCGCCTGCAACGGCGCGCCGGTGGCGAAGATCTCCGACAGCCCGGGCAAGACCCAATGCCGCGACGAGAACTTCGTCAGCTACCTCAAGCACGTGTTCAAGGTCGAAGGCCAGTGA
- a CDS encoding nicotinamidase: protein MKIASFDVDAQNGFTDNAPNELPVPGGAEIAPALNAMAERASLRIGSKDAHTPKAAWVVSSHAEMLQPLGMANADLTWVSHCVPGTPGFELLAGLPAPIDYDFFVWKGIEPDLHPYGACYHDLANRRSTGVIEYLKVHGVQAVIVGGLALDFCVKNTALQLQAAGLQVFLYQPACRAICAQGGAEALAEMTGHGVIACADLASLDQQLNAFKGA, encoded by the coding sequence ATGAAAATCGCCAGCTTCGATGTCGACGCCCAGAACGGCTTCACCGACAACGCCCCCAATGAGTTACCGGTACCCGGCGGCGCCGAGATCGCCCCGGCCCTCAACGCCATGGCCGAACGCGCCAGCCTGCGCATCGGCAGCAAGGATGCGCACACGCCAAAAGCCGCCTGGGTGGTCAGCAGCCACGCCGAGATGCTGCAGCCGCTGGGCATGGCCAACGCCGACCTGACCTGGGTCAGCCACTGCGTACCGGGCACGCCGGGCTTCGAGCTGCTGGCCGGCCTGCCCGCGCCGATCGACTACGACTTTTTCGTGTGGAAAGGCATCGAGCCCGACCTGCACCCTTACGGCGCCTGCTACCACGACCTGGCCAACCGCCGCTCCACCGGAGTCATCGAATACCTCAAGGTGCATGGCGTGCAGGCGGTGATCGTCGGCGGCCTGGCCCTGGATTTCTGCGTCAAGAACACCGCCCTGCAATTGCAGGCTGCAGGCTTGCAGGTGTTCCTCTATCAACCGGCGTGCCGGGCGATTTGTGCCCAGGGCGGCGCCGAGGCCCTGGCCGAGATGACCGGGCACGGCGTGATCGCCTGCGCCGACCTCGCCAGCCTCGACCAGCAACTGAACGCATTCAAGGGAGCATGA
- a CDS encoding adenylyltransferase/cytidyltransferase family protein, whose translation MHSEIYESAPVRFRLAVYGGAFDPPHPGHLSVITRALQWAEQVLVVPSYRHAHGKRMVDFDLRWRWLQRLIARLDNPRVSCSAVERELGGEGGAVYSYDLLCALSERSGIARADIALVIGEDNQANVAGFYRGQELLADFGLLVAEEQLGVHSSAIRAGLRSGQALPAAWCLADIVDEFEVYRSPQ comes from the coding sequence ATGCATAGTGAAATATATGAGTCGGCTCCGGTACGGTTTCGCCTGGCGGTCTACGGTGGGGCCTTTGACCCGCCGCACCCCGGGCATTTGAGCGTGATCACCCGGGCGCTGCAGTGGGCCGAGCAGGTGCTCGTGGTGCCCAGTTACCGGCATGCCCATGGCAAGCGCATGGTCGACTTCGACCTGCGCTGGCGCTGGTTGCAGCGGCTGATCGCGCGCCTGGATAACCCGCGGGTCAGTTGCTCGGCGGTGGAGCGAGAGCTGGGCGGCGAGGGCGGGGCGGTGTACAGCTATGATTTGCTCTGTGCCTTGAGCGAGCGCAGCGGTATTGCCCGCGCTGATATCGCCCTGGTCATCGGCGAGGATAACCAGGCCAATGTCGCGGGCTTTTACCGAGGCCAGGAACTGCTGGCGGACTTCGGCCTGCTGGTAGCCGAGGAGCAACTGGGCGTGCACAGCTCGGCGATCCGCGCCGGCCTGCGCAGTGGCCAGGCGCTGCCGGCGGCCTGGTGCCTGGCCGACATCGTTGACGAGTTTGAGGTGTATAGGAGTCCACAGTGA
- a CDS encoding NUDIX hydrolase yields the protein MSAAEVLASVDIVALRLHPESKQLQVLLYRRERAPHEGEWALPGVIVNGRTPDNTLAAAADRAMSEKARILPRHLEQVGTEGNAFRDPRGWSMSTYYLALLGPQVEAGSEQLCFVDVASVIGRKRVLPFDHNLLVQLACERLASKAVYTNLPLYLAPERFTVLDALNAVQACLGHPVNNTSLRKRLERMKDEGWIRDTGEKNFPKMGRPQQLFEHTPKAETPFVFDRSLLPERSGA from the coding sequence GTGAGTGCTGCAGAAGTACTGGCCAGCGTCGACATCGTCGCGTTGCGCCTGCATCCCGAAAGCAAACAGCTGCAAGTGTTGCTGTACCGGCGCGAGCGCGCGCCCCACGAAGGTGAATGGGCGCTGCCGGGGGTGATCGTCAACGGCCGCACCCCGGACAACACCCTGGCGGCCGCGGCGGACCGGGCGATGAGCGAAAAAGCGCGGATTTTGCCGCGTCACCTGGAACAGGTGGGCACCGAAGGCAATGCCTTTCGCGACCCGCGCGGCTGGTCGATGAGCACCTACTACCTGGCCTTGCTGGGCCCGCAGGTCGAGGCCGGCAGCGAGCAGCTGTGCTTTGTCGACGTCGCCAGCGTCATCGGCCGCAAGCGGGTACTGCCGTTCGACCACAACCTGCTGGTGCAACTGGCCTGCGAGCGCCTGGCCTCCAAGGCGGTGTACACCAACCTGCCGCTGTACCTGGCGCCGGAGCGCTTCACCGTGCTCGATGCCTTGAACGCGGTGCAGGCTTGCCTGGGTCACCCGGTCAACAACACCTCCCTGCGCAAGCGCCTGGAGCGCATGAAGGACGAAGGCTGGATTCGCGACACCGGCGAAAAGAACTTCCCGAAAATGGGCCGGCCGCAGCAACTGTTCGAACACACGCCAAAAGCCGAGACGCCGTTCGTGTTTGACCGTAGCCTGTTGCCCGAGCGCTCTGGCGCCTGA
- a CDS encoding GNAT family N-acetyltransferase, whose product MPNLEWLEQHMQHCDTFAERLYRQFSYEYAGIPLKQWQREFAEGQRNGDWQCLVALQDGHLLGGAALARDDLPGRPELGPWLACVLVEPQARGQGLAEKLIEGICQQARERGVATLYLHTHDQSAYYAKRGWSVREQFEAWGKAQWLMSRELLGQ is encoded by the coding sequence ATGCCGAACCTGGAATGGCTTGAACAGCACATGCAGCACTGCGACACCTTCGCTGAACGGCTGTACCGGCAGTTCAGCTACGAATACGCCGGTATCCCGCTCAAGCAATGGCAGCGCGAGTTTGCCGAGGGCCAGCGCAATGGCGACTGGCAATGCCTGGTGGCGCTGCAAGACGGCCACTTGCTCGGTGGCGCCGCGCTGGCCCGCGACGACTTGCCCGGGCGCCCGGAGCTTGGGCCCTGGCTTGCGTGTGTGCTGGTTGAACCGCAAGCGCGCGGGCAAGGCCTGGCGGAAAAACTGATTGAAGGAATCTGCCAGCAGGCCCGGGAGCGCGGCGTGGCCACCCTGTACCTGCACACCCATGACCAGAGCGCGTACTACGCCAAACGCGGCTGGAGCGTGCGCGAGCAGTTCGAGGCGTGGGGCAAGGCGCAGTGGTTGATGTCGCGGGAGTTGCTTGGCCAGTAG
- a CDS encoding suppressor of fused domain protein — protein sequence MNIFKKLLDAFKQPASQETPPILQAEADNQAARLASEACLDRHWSSVGTVERDVLAYLISPSFAGGPHWPSTRQAYRVVRRGDSIILATEGLSDPFDDDQGQGNGFEMELFVETPDIPEHARGPLGEVDPFKRSWAFELIENIAKTVADAGGITQQLERYGALSLELPGFSESHHIASQVPKHFVTDDDSIGVLLGGPAPDFPTRLQDMPLSPVTLVPVVLITAAELEYIRAGGGAARADLVSRLQAAGVGHVSSLQRASVV from the coding sequence ATGAACATCTTCAAAAAACTGCTCGACGCATTTAAACAGCCAGCGTCCCAGGAAACCCCGCCAATCCTGCAAGCTGAAGCCGACAACCAGGCCGCCAGGCTTGCCAGCGAAGCCTGCCTGGATCGTCACTGGAGCAGTGTCGGCACAGTGGAGCGCGATGTCCTGGCCTACCTCATCAGCCCCAGCTTTGCCGGTGGCCCGCACTGGCCCTCGACCCGCCAGGCCTACCGCGTGGTGCGCCGTGGCGACTCGATCATCCTGGCAACCGAAGGCTTGTCCGACCCCTTCGACGATGACCAGGGGCAGGGCAATGGTTTCGAGATGGAGTTGTTCGTCGAAACCCCGGACATTCCCGAACATGCCCGTGGGCCGTTGGGCGAAGTCGACCCGTTCAAGCGCAGCTGGGCCTTCGAGCTGATCGAGAACATCGCCAAGACCGTGGCCGATGCCGGTGGCATCACCCAGCAGTTGGAGCGCTACGGCGCGCTGTCCCTGGAACTGCCCGGGTTCAGTGAATCGCACCACATAGCCAGTCAGGTGCCCAAACACTTCGTCACCGACGACGACAGCATCGGTGTACTGTTGGGCGGCCCGGCGCCAGACTTCCCGACCCGCCTTCAAGACATGCCGCTATCGCCCGTCACCTTGGTACCGGTGGTGCTGATCACCGCGGCGGAGCTTGAATACATCCGCGCCGGCGGCGGCGCGGCTCGTGCCGATCTGGTCAGCCGCCTACAGGCGGCCGGAGTGGGGCATGTCAGCAGCCTGCAGCGCGCCAGCGTGGTGTGA